GAGAGCTTGGAAGACCGCGATTACTGGTACAGCACACGCACCTATCGGCGTCAACTGGGCTGTTACACCGATTGCCAAGTGGCCTTGATTGGGGTGGGCTGGCTGGGTGAGAAGTGCCCATTGGTTGAAGATGGTTTCATCACCACCGACGTGATGTATGAGTTGCTGCGCAAAGGCGCTGTCGGCGATGTGCTGGGCTGGGTGTTCGATGAACAAGGGCTGGTCATTAAGCATCCCGTCAACGAATGTGTGACCAGTTTCACCCAAGGGGTTTTGTTACAGCGCCCTGTGATCGGTGTGGCGGGTGGTGTACGTAAACACCGTGCCATTTTAGCTGCACTCCGAGGCGGCTGGTTAAAGGGGCTGATCACGGATCAGCAGACCGCAGAGTTTTTATTATCACAGGCTGATTAGGGCTTCCACGAAGACCCTCAGCCACAAGAGAAGAGGGTCTTATCATGACATTCAATCCAACTAGCAGAATCATGCTGCATTTGGGGCTGGGTTCTTTCCATCGCGCCCACCAAGCGGTTTATATTCAAAAACTGATCAATTCGGGTGACAGCAGCTGGGTTTTGGCGGGTGGGCACTTGCGTCCTGATATGGCTGAAGTGATTGATGCTTTAAAAAATCAAGGCCACTACACCCTAGAAACCATTTCACCATCAGGCGAACATCAGTATGAAGTGATTGATGCGATTCGCTACGTTGTGCCATACGAGCCTTCGCTTGCGGGTTTGGTTGAAATTGGATCGCATCCTGCGACAGGCATCATTTCATTCACCGTCACCGAGGCGGGTTACTATGTTGATGATAAAAATAATCTGGATTTGAGTTTTTCTGATTTGAAAGCCGACATTGACCGCGTGCGTGCAGGTGAGGTGGGGCAAACGATTTATGGCGCATTGGTGACGATTTTACGTGCACGCATCAACAGCGGCGCGGGCAAAGTGACTTTGCTCAATTGCGATAACCTGCGTCACAATGGTGAACGTTTTCGCACGGGTTTTTTGCAATTCATTGATTATATTGGTGATGCAGGGTTGCGGGCATGGGTGGAAGCCAACACCACCTGTCCAAATGACATGGTGGATCGGATCACGCCTCGTCCCACGGCTGAGGTGAAAGCACGTGTCAAAGCGGCGACGGGTCGGGACGATGATGCTGCATTGATGGGTGAGGATTTCTTGCAGTGGGTGATTGAAGAAAACTTTTGCGCAGGACGGCCCGCTTGGGAAAACGTCGGCGTAGAAATGGTGGCCTCCGTTTCCGCTCACGAAGAAGCCAAAATCCGCATCCTCAATGCAACACACAGCTGCATCGCTTGGGCGGGGACTTTGAAAGGCTATCAATACATTCACGAAGGCACGCAAGACCCTGCGATACATTTGATGGCCTACAATTATGTGACCGACGATGTCATTCCTTGTCTGTCGCCGAGCCCGATTGATTTGGCAAAATATCGCAATGTGGTGCTGGAGCGTTTTGGCAATGAGGCGATCAGAGACACCAATCAGCGCGTGGCCATGGATGGCTTCTCGAAAATCCCAGGTTACATCGTACCAACATTCCGCGATTGCATTGCGCGAGAGGTTTCCTTTGATTCAGTTGCTGTTTTGCCCGCACTGTTTCTGGCCTTTTTGCAACGTTGGGACAAAGGTCAAGTCAGTTTTGAGTACCAAGATCAAGCAATGAACCCCGTTGTGGGTCATGCGATTTGTCAAGCAGCAGATCCTGTTGCCGCATTTTGTGCCGATGTGAACCTATGGGGTGGCTTGGCGGGCGATGAGCACATCGTCTCGGCCATTCGTCGTGCCATGACAAGCATTTCATTTTTAACGGCATAATTGTACAAAAAAGGTTTAAAAAATGAAGCAATTGGTCATGCTGGCGCCCAAACATTTAACGGTGCGCGAAATTGATGTGCCTGAGCCCAAAGCGGGCGAAGTCAGGATTCGTGTGCGCCAAATTGGCATTTGTGGTTCTGACATTCATGTGTGGCATGGTACGCATCCGTTTACTCCCTATCCTGTGGTGCAAGGGCATGAGTTTTGCGGGTACATTGATCAACTGGGTGAAGGGGTAAGCCATTTGGCAATTGGCGAATTGGTGACAGCCATGCCGCAAATTGTGTGCGGACATTGCCATGCTTGCCTTTCTGAGCAATTTCACATCTGCGAAAACCTCAAAGTCCGTGGTTTTCAAGCCGATGGTTGTGGGCAAGAGTTTTTTGTTACAGACGCAGAACGGATTGTGCCTTTGCCCGCACATTTCACGCTGGATCAAGGTGCGTTCATGGAGCCTGTCGCCGTCGCAGCACATGCGGTCTCGCGTCTGGGGGACATTGCTGGACAGAACATGGTGGTGATGGGGGCGGGTACGATTGGCAATCTCATTGCACAAGTGGCACAGCGCATGGGGGCTAATGTATTGCTCACGGACATTCAAGATGCTCGACTTGAGCGGGCGCACGAATGCGGCATTCAACACACAGCCAATATGATGACCACCTCGTTGGCCAATGCGGCAGCCGCTGCATTTGGTGACGCAGGTTTTGCGCTGGCGGTTGAAGCCGCAGGTGCACCACCTGCAATTCAAGCACTCATTCCTGCCATTCAAAAGGGCGGCACAATTTTAATTGTGGGTGTGTATGGTCGACCTGTTGAGTTGGACATGGCACGTGTGGGCGAACATGAATTGAATGTCAAAGGTTCGATGATGTATTGGCGTGACGATTGGCTCCATGCCAAGGATTTGTTGGATCAAGGCTTGCACATTCAACCGTTGATTGATGCAAAGTATCCTTTATCTGAATGGGTTGATGCTTACCGCCATATTGATGACAATCCGCAGGCAGTGATGAAGTTGATGGTGAATGTGGGCATGGATGGATGATTAAATGGTTAATGACGTCATTGTTTAACTTTTTTGATTGTTAATTGCACCATCTTGATAAAAAGCACTGTTTTTATAACGGTGCTTTTTTTATTTTTGTTTTGAATGGCTTCATTAAAAACATTCAAAACACATCAATGACTGTGTAGGTTGTGCATTTAAGTGATGCAGGGTGGGGTGAAGAAGGTCAACGGGTAAGCTGAACGGGGAGAAATAAGCCACCCTTATCTGAACATTCCATTGCATTTGTTCTGCATTCTTTTGCATTTTTGGGCAAAAAAATGAGGTTTTTATGAGGTTTTTCAATCCAAGCCTATTTTCTAATTTTACTTTCTAATGTCAAAAATTGGTGTTAGGATATTAAAATAATAATTAATAATTTTTTAAGATTTTTCATTTTTCATAACGATAAATGCCATCTAACTCCCATTTGGAGTCCCTTTCGAAGTTGTTTTTTCTGACTTTGTTTTCAGTAAATGTTTGACGTTATTTTTACCTGTCTTTAAGCGCTTGTACTCATGCCTTGGCATGATCGTGCGATGGCTTATTGAGGTAAAAGTGTTGACCTGTTGTTGTTTTTGTAATGAGTGTACGCATAACGTGAGGAGTGCATCATGAATGAAAAAATCAATTTAAACACTGCAAGCATTGAGGCTTTGCAGAAATTGCCGGGCGTCGGTGAGGGTTTGGCCAACCGCATCGTGACCTACCGCAACACGGTTGGGGGTTTTCGAACGGTGGCGGAGTTGTCTGCCATTTCGGGGATTTCAGATCGACTGGCGGCGCAGTTGCGCGACCGACTGGTTTTGGCTGAGGCGCATGACGATGTGGCGCCATCGAATCAGCTCATCTTCAAGGTTCAACTGGTGGATAGCCAAGGGCAGTACACGGGGTATCGCGTGTTGGCTTCTTATATTCACTTTTTATTTGTTGTGGGTCAAGAGGCGATGTTGGATTCACCTGAGCAAATGAGTGTGGTTGTCGATGCTTCGGGAGCCTGCACCATGACGTTGCCTCCTCGTGCGGAATTGAAAGACCCTGTGACATTCCAAGTGTTTTCGCCTGATGGCGAGCGCTTGTTGCAAGAAAAAATAGCGGCTGAAAAACTGGTTGAAGGTATTGAGTTGAGGGTCAAGGCAAAAGAGGTTGTTCAGATTGAGCACAGCAATGACCCCAATTTTGGACGCCCCGCTCGTCTGAAAGGTCGGGTGATTGATGAGGCGGGTGTGCGGCAAGTGGCGAACCGGCAGGTGGTCATTTGGGTGGCTGATAATCAAAATCCAGTAGCGGCGGATTTTCGAGCGTTGCTGGTGGTGAAAACGGATGGCAATGGCTATTTTTCAGGCGATTACCCTCTGGGCACATTTGGTGCGGCCTATGGTGCGGTGTCTGTGAATGATGAACCTGAGCATGTGGGCATCCACCTTAATGAGGGCGGTGTGTTCCCTAAATCAGTGATTTTGGTGGTGGATCTGACCCATGAACAGGCGCCTGACAAAGAGGATTGTGCTTGCCATCAGACCAGCGATGTGCCACGTGATCCAGACAGTGCGGATTTGAGCCGTGCCGATGGCACGTACAGTGCGGATCCTGCACACGGTCGTTGCGTCGATTTCACCAAACCTGATCGAACTTTGGAAGAGTTTTCGTACTCGTATGCAGTGCGCACCACCCAGCCTGAAATTAAGGGCTTTGTGCTGAACGAACCCAAAAAAATTGACATCGGTGTGATTAAGGCGATTTTGGGCAATCGCCAGATGCAGACCATGTCATCAGAGTTTGAAAATGAGGCGCTCACAGCGCGAGCCGCACTGTTTTCACCCGCAACGATGGCGGTGGATGACATTCCTGTGCAAAAAATTGATGCTCAAATTTTGAAAACATTGGCACGAGATCCTGATGGTTTCTCGTTGACCAAAGTGATTTCGGCCGCCAATTTAACCGTGCATGCCGATTTGATTCATGCCATCAGCCAAGTGGTGGGTCGTCCTCCTGGTCGGACTCAACTCAATTGCAACAACCCAATTGATTGGGATGATGAACCCACGTTGTATCAAGCGTGCACCATTGCACACGGACATTTGCTGCGTTTCAAACAAGAATGGGTGTCGGATGGTTATTCAATGGGTAATTTGTTGTACAGCTTGCCTTTGTCACCTGGGCAGAAAAAGCAGGTGGCTGTGATTGATTGGCAACGGACCGATTCGGCGGGTCGTTCTGAATTCATGACGGAATCAGAATCCATTGAGGCTGAAATTTCGCGCAACCGCGATGTGAATGAAATTGTGAACGGTGTGGTCAATGAAA
The window above is part of the Ephemeroptericola cinctiostellae genome. Proteins encoded here:
- the dalD gene encoding D-arabinitol 4-dehydrogenase — protein: MTFNPTSRIMLHLGLGSFHRAHQAVYIQKLINSGDSSWVLAGGHLRPDMAEVIDALKNQGHYTLETISPSGEHQYEVIDAIRYVVPYEPSLAGLVEIGSHPATGIISFTVTEAGYYVDDKNNLDLSFSDLKADIDRVRAGEVGQTIYGALVTILRARINSGAGKVTLLNCDNLRHNGERFRTGFLQFIDYIGDAGLRAWVEANTTCPNDMVDRITPRPTAEVKARVKAATGRDDDAALMGEDFLQWVIEENFCAGRPAWENVGVEMVASVSAHEEAKIRILNATHSCIAWAGTLKGYQYIHEGTQDPAIHLMAYNYVTDDVIPCLSPSPIDLAKYRNVVLERFGNEAIRDTNQRVAMDGFSKIPGYIVPTFRDCIAREVSFDSVAVLPALFLAFLQRWDKGQVSFEYQDQAMNPVVGHAICQAADPVAAFCADVNLWGGLAGDEHIVSAIRRAMTSISFLTA
- a CDS encoding zinc-dependent alcohol dehydrogenase; its protein translation is MKQLVMLAPKHLTVREIDVPEPKAGEVRIRVRQIGICGSDIHVWHGTHPFTPYPVVQGHEFCGYIDQLGEGVSHLAIGELVTAMPQIVCGHCHACLSEQFHICENLKVRGFQADGCGQEFFVTDAERIVPLPAHFTLDQGAFMEPVAVAAHAVSRLGDIAGQNMVVMGAGTIGNLIAQVAQRMGANVLLTDIQDARLERAHECGIQHTANMMTTSLANAAAAAFGDAGFALAVEAAGAPPAIQALIPAIQKGGTILIVGVYGRPVELDMARVGEHELNVKGSMMYWRDDWLHAKDLLDQGLHIQPLIDAKYPLSEWVDAYRHIDDNPQAVMKLMVNVGMDG